caactttgttcaggagaaaaagatgctggaatgtagtccagagtggctgtcacgtgttgaggtattattggcgatgaaggaattttagcatgagcgtgaccgcacaagctgagcggccgttgttttaacaaagatgttgattgtgttttagtgcttatgtatgaatatgtgctttcttttcatgtgggtcaaaataccggcaataaagaaaaaaaaagcagagtggcgcagtggaagcgtgctgggcccataacccagaggtccgtggatcgaaaccacgctctgctattgttttggttttttttcttctatcctctttttttcaacagtaggattgaatctgtactacaatttgcattctaatatagggtacgttgcagtgcagtgcaatcagcagagtggcgcagtggaagcgtgctgggcccataacccagaggtccgtggttagaaaccacgctctgctattgttttggttttttccttgtatcctcttttttcaacagtaggattgaatctgtactacaatttgcattctaatatagggtacgttgcagtgcagcgctatcagcagagtggcgcagtggaagcgtgctgggcccataacccagaggtccgtggatcgaaaccacgctctgctattgttttggtttttttcttctatcctcttttttcaacagtaggattcaatctgtactacaatttgcattctaatatagggtacgttgcagtgcagcgcaatcagcagagtggcgcagtggaaaggcaccaatctctccattttcgccagagctacagtctgcaacctgttttttattagcaagctctggtatgtgatgcaggttttgcattgctctcgggtgcacattcagaagttataccggatttttgccgtctttatatgggcttccgaatgggaacgttgcagcagaacgaacctgttccggcgggtaaaagacggggggttggggctagggcacctctttttaaggcagctggtgaaccgttttttgttttttcgcgacgtctcagacccgttcttgcgcaccgtgtgccaggtcaggctgcggcgattgctgcccgagtttgttgttaccacagaagagctctcgggtggaatttttggttactacaaagagattgtagcaagtgttaggtttctttcagcgcgtttttctagcgattatttgtataaaactaaaagaaagaagttgtaccatgatctttgtgatattgttttcccagagcctatgtacagggccttgtacagtggaggtcctggagctgatgttttaaaaagggtaaagaaaatgcaggtgccaccaggagtaaagaccttcttttttaaattacacaccgggacactcccagttaaaaagtttttggaaggaaaggatttctttttaccgtggggatcgaactgcttaatttgtaaacagcccgaaacaatagaccatgtttttttgcattgctgggaaggggtttatttttgggatgtgttacaaaggacaataaagaaagagctaccacttgacgcgcagggaattcgttatttaagcacagacaatgaggatggggtacaatttgatctcataatgctcttgggcctccgcagtatatggcgctccagaatggcaggctattattgtgacaaagacgcacgacctgcccgaatttattttcgggaaaaaatggactgctttctggccatccagaaagcagctgcggagcctcccgagtggctctcgaggctagagccgctctgtatgcttcgtgaattttagaatgacgaagccagactcatgctggctgaccacgacagtgtcttttgtacatagtgttttgtgttttttgttgaatgtttttttttggttaaatgttatgagccaaagccaggcaataaagaaaaaaaaaaagcagagtggcgcagtggaagcgtgctgggcccataacccagaggtccgtggttagaaaccacgctctgctattgttttggttttttccttgtatcctcttttttcaacagtaggattcaatctgtactacaatttgcattctaatatagggtacgttgcagtgcagcgcaatcagcagagtggcgcagtggaagcgtgctgggcccataacccagaggtccgtggtttgaaaccacgctctgctattgttttcgttttttccttgtatcctcttttttcaacagtaggattgaatctgtactacaatttgcattctaatatagggtacgttgcagtgcagcgcaatcagcagagtggcgaaATCAGCAGAGTGGAGTCCAGAGTGGCTAtcacgtgttgagttattattggcgatgaaggaattttagtatgagcgtgaccgcacaagctgggcggccgttgttttaacaaagatgttgattgtgttttagtgcttttgtatgaatatgtgttttcttttcatgtgggtcaaaataccggcaataaagaaaaaaaaaagcagactggcgcagtggaagcgtgctgggcccataacccagaggtccgtggatcgaaaccacgctctgctattgttttggtttttttcttctatcctcttttttcaacagtaggattcaatctgtacaacaatttgcattctaatatagggtacgttgcagtgcagtgcaatcagcagagtggcgcagtggaagcgtgctgggcccataacccagaggtccgtggttagaaaccacgctctgctattgttttggttttttccttgtatcctctttcttcaacagtaggattgaatctgtactacaatttgcattctaatatagggtacgttgcagtgcagcgcaatcagcagagtggcgcagtgatgcttaaatgcaactgcgtctgccggaagccacgaaaaaagcctctggtagaattgtcttggtgcaatgccacggctggacgaagaaaggaaaaagaaaatggaactagaaataactgaaaacgaagtagggcatgcgatagatgaattaaacctcggaaaatcaccaggaccagatggattcagtgcggcattttataaagaatttaagcacgaaattgccccggtgctatgtacaatgtttaacgaagcctatggaataaactttttgcctccgtcttttgggacttcccatacggtactcataccgaaaactgatgatatagagaaattaaaatctgttaccgcatatcgaccgatagcactcactaatgtggactacaaaatttttatgaaggtattggcgcgaagactacagacagtgataaaggaaattgttggaccccatcagacatgtggaataaaagggcgatcgattttttccaacattcacaaagcacgcagtgtacttgaaacctgcgatgcaattaatgggcgggtggccatgcttcagattgatctcgaaaaagcttttgattgtgtttctcatgaaatcttgttttccgttttagaccatgtgaatgtcggttcagttatccgcgagggtgtagccctggcgtatcgaaactgcacgacaagattgattgttaacaagtgcttgggggcccccattagcgtgcagcgttcggtgcgtcagggctgccccctcagccctctcttattttgtatttacatcgaaacactgtgtaggaaaatattaggagacaatagtattaatggctttaggttgcaagctgctgaagttaagctgttggcgtatgctgacgacgttgctgtattcacggttgatcaggagagcataagcgaagctgtcgggtgtgtacgcgagttcagcgaagtcaccggtagcggggttaattggtccaaatgcctcggactctggcatggatggtggccatcccacccggaccattttgccaacgtaccgtggacgacgacaccgggcaagtatttgggcgttccgctcgatgcttatcgcgaaagcgaggagtattggaaacagcaaacgaaagaagcacgtgacagagctggaaaatggaaaggcaccaatctctccattttcgccagagctacagtctgcaacctgttttttattagcaagctctggtatgtgatgcaggttttgcattgctctcgggtgcacattcagaagttacaccggatttttgccgtctttatatgggcttccgaatgggaacgttgcagcagaacgaacctgttccggcgggtaaaagacggggggttggggctagggcacctctttttaaggcagctggtgaaccgttttttgttttttcgcgacgtctcagacccgttcttgcgcaccgtgtgccaggtgcggctgcggcgattgctgcccgagtttgttgttaccacagaagagctctcgggtggaatttttggttactacaaagagattgtagcaagtgttaggtttctttcagcgcgtttttctagcgattatttgtataaaactaaaagaaagaagttgtaccatgatctttgtgatattgttttcccagagcctatgtacagggccttgtacagtggaggtcctggagctgatgttttaaaaagggtaaagaaaatgcaggtgccaccaggagtaaagaccttcttttttaaattacacaccgggacactcccagttaaaaagtttttgggaggaaaggatttctttttaccgtggggatcgaactgcttaatttgtaaacatcCCGAAagaatagaccatgtttttttgcattgctgggaaggggtttatttttgggatgtgttacaaaggacaataaagaaagagctaccacttgacgcgcagggaattcgttatttaagcacagacaatgaggatggggtaccatttgatctcataatgctcttgggcctccacagtatatggcgctccagaatggcaggctattattgtgacaaagacgcacgacctgcccgaatttattttcgggaaagaatggactgctttctggccatccagaaagcagctgcggagcctcccgagtggctctcgaggctagagccgctctgtatgcttcgtgaattttagaatgacgaagccagactcatgctggctgaccacgacagtgtcttatgtacatagtgttttgtgtgttttttgttgaatgtttttttttggttaaatgttatgagccaaagccaggcaataaagaaaaaaaaaaagcagagtggcgcagtggaagcgtgctgggcccataacccagaggtccatGGATCGAAACcccgctctgctattgttttggtttttttcttctatcctcttttttcaacagtaggattgaatctgtactacaatttgcattctaatatagggtacgttgcagtgcagcgcaatcagcagagtggcgcagtggaaggcattcgacttccggccaccgagcgtgacggacgcgttatcatgagctccgtcggagcggtttcagcggcccagtcgggccgcggtaacaggttttttgcggctACTGCCGATGATTACCAGGTTATTCTGCCCAATCTGCCATCCGGACGCATCGTCGCCAACACCGTTTTCATGCACGGCGATCCAAGAGCCCGGCCCTATCGTGTTGAAGACTACCGGGACACTTTGGCCAACCTTGGTGCGCTTCCCGAcgttgtggcgttgggggcgtatcaaatgaaccacgtgtgggctgtgacaatgacaactgctgatgctgctcagaagctgctgttggccgtcgacgtgaaggtaaaggatcgcccatgtttgctcattgatccgaataaccgagaggttcgcgtaaagctgcactggttgctgcatggcgttaccgacgaagacgttcgcgtggcactgtcgccctacgggaaggtgttggaagtgacccgggagaagtggcgggcgctcggtgtcactgaaaaagggtcgacgactcgtacagttggactaaaattgcatgccgacgtcaaaatagacgatattccgcatcagctcaagatagccggagagctaactcttgttgttgtgccgggccgcgctcctctgtgtctgcgctgcaagagcaccgggcacattcgtcgcgactgcaaagtgccgcgctgtagtcgttgtcgtcgtttcggccacgtcgatgctgattgcgcaaagacgtacgccagcgtagccggaccagtgcaggcaaacgacatatcggaccacctgatggacgaggaagactcagaggaaacagcaaggacgagccgtaacctggttacgcaaggtgcatcgtcgaactttcaaggggaacaactaattgacggcggagataaacccgcagacaagcggcgacatgacgacgcagaaggtgggaacgagaaggatgaggcaagcactacgggccacccctctcccggaggaggcgagaaaccacccaccgagccggcaccagtcaccgtgatggacagcgacagtattagtgccgctgcaaagcgacctcacgacgcaggcgaaaatgggaaggagcttagtgtcgttgctgcagacgagccgccagccaagacgactgttggacggcgtccttcatttcgaccgctgccgaacacttcggctgcgcgcaagacggcggaaacgccgcctatgccgccgtgaggaccgccctgtgctagcacactccggatctaaccgcagttgtgaggtaagcgccatgcccccggttttctttcccgccttgctatgatgactatggataagtccattcgtgtggcaacattaaatgtccgagggcttgcctcaaggaggaagcagagtcaactgtaccgcctgttaagcgactttgaccttgacattctagcagtgcaggagacgaaagtcgagggcgacgtggaaaccgggggcatggtgcagcaattcgtagcgcgatactgtgctattgtgaaccattccgtgggatattcttcaggctgcgcattgttggtccgacatagtctaggagctaaaatagaagccgttacgtcatgcacgtcaggacggtttattgtatgtgatttcttgttgtcgtccttggagtggcgtgtaatctgtttgtatgcgccgactgttgccggggaaaggtgcaggttttttgAGCAGCTAAAACACTATACCCAGTGTAATAGGTTGGTCATTCTTattggcgatttcaactgcgttctttcatcccgggacaaaactagcacccgaccgtacaaggatgcaagcacgactgccctaaatgaaataatagggaacagtagtttggcggatgtggctgaatgccttggtggtggaagaaatacgcagtacacccattttcaggcttcgagccacgctcgtttggatagagcatacgtaagccttgatttggtacccttttgcaaggagtatcgagtgagcgctgtttcatttactgatcactgcttagtcagttttctagtagcaagcacgaaagaaagaaaaagaagcttcgagtggcagttatggaaattgaattcaaaattactggatgatgaaatttttatggcagacgtgacgacgcaagttgatgcaatgaaacatatgggtaatacgacgtacagagaaaaatgggagaacttcaagcagacagttaaaatgaaagcattggagcgggcgagcgctatacgcagacaaaagggggcagaggaaaaaacgatgcgcagaaacttggaaaaattgatcagtgaagagtgtagtagacccggcatgttcatggacgatattcgcgcactaaagcataaaatagaacagatcgacatcgaaagataccacgttgctctggtgcgagcgagagctgaaaaggtgatagcgggggaagttccatcaaaaagagcgttgggcgcagaaaagtggcacgcgcggcgcaatcagatagtggaaattgaagttggtggaaaagttagtgacacagcagaagatattgagcgcgctttcttcgagcactacagtgggttatttgccaactgctcagttgacattgatcgtttcaagaaggacttccttttgttgatgcccagcctagacgacagtacgaaggaattattggaggcagctatctcagtagaggaggtgaaaaacgctattgaaagcttgcagccggggaagtctccgggcccggatggtctgacctcagccttttataaacgtctaaaaagaacaatttcaccagttttagctgctgtctataatgaggcattcgaactcaatgtactgccgccttccttcacatcctcccacactgttcttataccgaaatcagaagacccctctgtattgcgcagagtaacttcttaccgtccaatttgcctcacaaatggagactataagataatgatgaaaattttggctaagcgattgcagacagtcattactgacctggtggggccgcatcaaacgtgcggtattaaaggccgatctattttctcaaatatacatgtagcgcgtagtatccttgagtgctgcgacgcaatgggcacacatgtggcaatgatccaaattgatctggagaaagctttcgatagggtgcctcatgaaattcttctgtgcattctagatcatgtgaatgtgggtagaattatTCGAGGCGGTTTCGCCATGGCGTACCAGGATTGCACGACAAGTCTATTTGTCAACAAGTTTGTTGGTTCACGCATTCCAGTCAAAtgctcggtgcgccagggttgccctctttcgccactgttgttttgtttgtatatagagtcattttgtttgagcgtgatacagagcgattgtatgcgcggttttaaactacatcagttagaagtccgactgttggcttatgcggatgatatagccatgttttgtaatgattacgacagtgtaacacaggctgttaagtgtgttaaaagtttttgtgcggccagtggcagcgcggtaaactggagtaagtgcctgggattctggcacggggactggccggaggccccagacacttttgccaacataagttttactacgactcctgttaaatacttgggagttcctcttgagtgttacaaagacagcgaggcctactggaggagtgaagtggataaaatgagggaaagagtgaataaatggaatggatggaattggtcaatgttctcgagagccacaatttgcaacatatttttagtgagcaatctttggtatgtccttcaagtcttgcattgctccagggttcatatccaaaaatttcatcgggtgtttgcagtgttcgtgggggcatcttcctgggaaagatcaagccgcaccaatttatttctacgagttcgaaatggaggactcagtttgtcacatt
The Amblyomma americanum isolate KBUSLIRL-KWMA chromosome 3, ASM5285725v1, whole genome shotgun sequence genome window above contains:
- the LOC144123957 gene encoding uncharacterized protein LOC144123957, whose protein sequence is MSSVGAVSAAQSGRGNRFFAATADDYQVILPNLPSGRIVANTVFMHGDPRARPYRVEDYRDTLANLGALPDVVALGAYQMNHVWAVTMTTADAAQKLLLAVDVKVKDRPCLLIDPNNREVRVKLHWLLHGVTDEDVRVALSPYGKVLEVTREKWRALGVTEKGSTTRTVGLKLHADVKIDDIPHQLKIAGELTLVVVPGRAPLCLRCKSTGHIRRDCKVPRCSRCRRFGHVDADCAKTYASVAGPVQANDISDHLMDEEDSEETARTSRNLVTQGASSNFQGEQLIDGGDKPADKRRHDDAEGGNEKDEASTTGHPSPGGGEKPPTEPAPVTVMDSDSISAAAKRPHDAGENGKELSVVAADEPPAKTTVGRRPSFRPLPNTSAARKTAETPPMPP